A stretch of the Bradyrhizobium arachidis genome encodes the following:
- a CDS encoding PilZ domain-containing protein, producing the protein MNEKRAAQRHRVFKGGRITFEGRNIACTVRNMSISGAAIDLDGLVVLPSSFMLSIERDHFVRNCRAVWRSDKRIGLAFLQSSATV; encoded by the coding sequence ATGAACGAGAAGCGTGCAGCACAGCGACACCGTGTTTTCAAGGGTGGAAGGATCACCTTCGAAGGCAGGAACATCGCGTGCACGGTTCGCAACATGTCGATCAGCGGCGCCGCGATCGACCTGGACGGACTCGTGGTGCTGCCATCGTCGTTCATGCTGTCGATCGAACGCGACCATTTCGTGCGCAATTGCCGTGCTGTCTGGCGCAGCGACAAGCGGATCGGGCTCGCCTTCCTGCAGTCAAGCGCGACGGTGTGA
- a CDS encoding PaaI family thioesterase, protein MASPSAAQFDIEEARRVLGDVFAPWVRDLGLSVESIDHEPPPEPADWQPGAVLRMAFSERLCRSGGVVCGQALMALADTSMVIAILAANRGYRPMTTVDQTTHFMRAVSSSDVLADARVVRLGRTMSFGRVTLLSATDNKPVAMVSSAFAMLPG, encoded by the coding sequence ATGGCATCACCGTCCGCAGCACAGTTCGACATCGAGGAAGCCAGGCGCGTGCTCGGCGACGTGTTTGCGCCCTGGGTTAGGGATCTCGGGCTTTCGGTCGAGAGCATCGATCACGAGCCGCCGCCGGAGCCTGCGGACTGGCAGCCGGGCGCGGTGCTGCGCATGGCCTTCTCCGAACGCCTCTGCCGCAGCGGCGGCGTGGTGTGCGGCCAGGCCCTGATGGCGCTCGCCGACACTTCGATGGTGATCGCGATCCTCGCCGCCAATCGCGGCTATCGTCCGATGACCACCGTCGACCAGACCACGCACTTCATGCGCGCGGTCTCGTCGTCGGATGTGCTGGCGGATGCGCGGGTGGTGCGGCTCGGACGCACCATGAGCTTCGGCCGCGTCACCCTTCTGTCCGCCACCGACAACAAGCCGGTGGCGATGGTGTCGAGTGCCTTTGCGATGTTGCCGGGATAG
- a CDS encoding YeeE/YedE family protein, producing the protein MAVLIQFAIGLIFGLGLILSGMSNPAKVLNFLDVGGIAAGTWDASLMFVMGGAVAVTFVGFSRVLKLARPFFADRFYVPTRRDIDPRIIIGPAIFGVGWGLAGFCPGPALTALGFGSASAVIFVAAMCAGMVLARWSAHLPSLARIVAPADPLET; encoded by the coding sequence ATGGCAGTCCTCATTCAGTTCGCGATCGGCCTGATCTTCGGCCTCGGCCTCATCCTGTCGGGCATGTCGAACCCCGCGAAGGTGCTGAACTTCCTGGACGTCGGCGGCATCGCCGCCGGCACCTGGGATGCGAGCCTCATGTTCGTCATGGGCGGCGCGGTCGCCGTGACCTTCGTCGGGTTCAGCCGCGTCCTCAAGCTGGCGCGGCCGTTTTTCGCTGACCGGTTCTACGTTCCGACGCGCCGGGATATCGACCCGCGGATCATCATCGGCCCGGCGATCTTTGGCGTGGGCTGGGGACTTGCGGGCTTCTGCCCGGGGCCGGCGCTGACGGCGCTCGGATTCGGCTCGGCATCCGCCGTCATCTTCGTCGCGGCGATGTGCGCCGGCATGGTGCTTGCGCGCTGGAGCGCTCACTTGCCGTCGCTTGCGCGCATCGTCGCCCCGGCCGATCCGCTCGAGACCTGA
- a CDS encoding winged helix-turn-helix domain-containing protein has product MFQFNGYLLDVARGCLRTEDREVELRPKSFDVLRCLVENAGRLVTKDELFKAVWPNVVVSDEALTQCISEVREAIGDDGQTMIKTMPRRGYRFAAPVSKPGDDAEAPQRLAPAASVDYATAARHSDKPSIAVLPFVNLNNDPQQDYFSDGITGDIITELSRFSDLAVIARSSAFQYKGKAVDVRQIGRELGVRYVLEGSVRRDESRIRITAQLVDAVNGAHRWAERYDRELRDAFAVQDEVVRTIVTILQVRVIEAEVERILSKPPATWEAYDYYLRGFEAFAIGFSQRSMPSFYEARRCLERSVAIDPGYARAYVILARTYMYTYVEPRDAEYLNPATLERADELAKMAVRLDATLPQARTLLGAVLMFQRRHEEAIAEFEQAFVLNPNFSDHSFGLCLVFAGQPARAIEVMQASMRLEPFRNATRLAYMGNACYMLGRYDDAITSLRESAWQMPNLRITQLWLAAAYAQLDRLGEARAAADEVRRIEPTFAIERWKRTAVYKRPEDAERLFRGIRKAGLPES; this is encoded by the coding sequence ATGTTCCAATTCAATGGTTATTTGCTGGATGTCGCTCGCGGATGCCTGCGGACGGAGGATCGCGAAGTCGAGCTGCGGCCAAAGAGCTTCGATGTGTTGCGTTGCCTGGTTGAGAATGCGGGCCGCCTGGTCACGAAGGACGAGCTTTTCAAGGCGGTTTGGCCAAACGTAGTTGTGTCCGATGAAGCGCTGACGCAGTGCATCAGTGAAGTCCGCGAAGCGATTGGCGACGACGGCCAGACCATGATCAAGACGATGCCCCGCCGCGGCTATCGCTTTGCCGCACCGGTTTCGAAACCCGGGGACGATGCCGAAGCGCCACAGCGCTTGGCGCCGGCCGCCTCAGTCGATTACGCGACTGCAGCAAGACATTCCGACAAGCCCTCGATCGCGGTGCTGCCGTTTGTGAATCTCAACAATGATCCGCAGCAGGACTACTTCAGTGACGGCATCACCGGAGACATCATCACTGAGCTGTCCAGATTCTCCGATCTTGCCGTGATCGCCCGAAGCTCGGCCTTTCAATACAAAGGCAAGGCGGTCGATGTCCGGCAGATCGGGCGGGAGCTGGGTGTGCGCTACGTTCTTGAAGGCAGCGTTCGGCGGGACGAAAGCCGCATTCGCATTACAGCTCAACTGGTCGATGCAGTGAACGGCGCGCACCGCTGGGCGGAACGATACGACCGCGAGCTCAGGGATGCCTTTGCGGTTCAGGACGAGGTGGTGCGAACCATCGTCACGATCCTTCAGGTGCGCGTGATCGAGGCGGAAGTGGAGCGGATCCTGTCGAAGCCGCCAGCGACCTGGGAGGCCTATGACTATTACCTGCGCGGCTTCGAGGCCTTCGCGATCGGATTTTCCCAGCGCTCCATGCCTTCATTTTACGAGGCGCGCAGATGTCTCGAACGATCGGTAGCGATCGACCCGGGCTATGCCCGGGCTTACGTGATTTTGGCGCGGACCTACATGTATACCTATGTCGAGCCGCGCGACGCGGAGTATTTGAACCCGGCCACGCTGGAGCGCGCCGATGAGCTGGCGAAGATGGCCGTGCGGCTGGATGCTACGTTGCCGCAGGCTCGCACTCTTCTTGGAGCGGTCCTGATGTTCCAACGTCGACACGAAGAGGCGATCGCGGAATTCGAGCAAGCGTTTGTTCTCAACCCAAACTTCAGCGATCACAGCTTCGGTCTTTGCTTGGTATTTGCGGGCCAGCCGGCCCGGGCGATCGAAGTGATGCAAGCAAGTATGCGCCTCGAACCGTTCCGGAACGCAACTCGCCTCGCTTACATGGGTAACGCCTGCTACATGCTCGGCCGCTACGACGACGCCATAACGTCGCTGCGCGAGAGCGCGTGGCAAATGCCCAATTTGCGAATCACCCAACTTTGGCTTGCTGCTGCCTACGCACAACTGGATCGGCTCGGCGAAGCCCGTGCCGCCGCCGACGAGGTGCGCCGGATCGAGCCTACATTCGCGATCGAGCGATGGAAGCGTACCGCTGTCTACAAGAGGCCCGAAGACGCGGAACGTCTCTTTCGAGGTATTCGCAAAGCGGGATTACCGGAAAGTTGA
- a CDS encoding caspase family protein, with product MSRRALLNWLVPAVILLSASPACAENRLALVIGQSAYKSVPALPNPANDAKAMTQLLSGSGFQVVSASDLTQNELRAKVGEFASEVAAKGADTVALVFYAGHGLQVDGENFLIPVDVDPKREADIAVQAVRLNDILNTLNSVPTRMRIVLLDACRNNPFPTLKTAGNGLAIVDAKTGVPGTFVSFSTSPGAEAEDGSGANSPYTTALLTAAKDPAPIEETFKRVRVAVNKVTDGRQTPWDSSSLTEDFRFAAPMTASGQGGPKLAATKRTVEEWARDLKGKPVEAANEIIVADGTDEAYEAFAALYASTPRGLQARDWLNRHRRMVAWNNAVLINTAASYRAFLAQYPDSDLTATARRLEERMRNKPVPVLALATPATNAALTCPCNNQPQPAPLKKADTPTKKPDTTKRAGSRPPAQVYTDDVVVVRRPPPVVYEPAGPPVVYERTPPVSIGIGVGVGGGYGPRDGYQGRRGY from the coding sequence ATGTCTCGCCGCGCCTTGCTGAACTGGCTCGTTCCCGCCGTAATCCTGCTCAGCGCCTCACCGGCATGTGCCGAAAACCGGCTGGCGCTGGTGATCGGCCAATCCGCCTACAAATCGGTGCCGGCGCTGCCCAATCCCGCCAACGACGCCAAGGCCATGACCCAGTTGCTGTCGGGCTCGGGGTTCCAGGTCGTCTCAGCATCGGATCTGACGCAAAACGAGTTGCGCGCAAAAGTCGGCGAGTTCGCAAGCGAGGTCGCGGCGAAGGGTGCCGACACCGTGGCCCTCGTGTTCTATGCCGGCCACGGCCTCCAGGTCGATGGCGAAAACTTCCTGATCCCGGTCGACGTCGATCCGAAGCGCGAGGCCGACATCGCGGTGCAGGCGGTGCGGCTCAACGACATCCTCAACACGCTGAACTCGGTGCCGACGCGCATGCGCATCGTGCTGCTCGATGCCTGCCGCAACAATCCGTTTCCGACGCTCAAGACCGCCGGCAACGGACTCGCGATCGTCGATGCCAAGACCGGCGTCCCCGGCACCTTCGTCTCGTTCTCGACCTCGCCCGGCGCCGAAGCCGAAGACGGCAGCGGCGCCAACAGTCCCTACACCACGGCGCTGCTCACCGCCGCCAAGGACCCGGCGCCGATCGAGGAGACCTTCAAGCGCGTCCGGGTCGCCGTGAACAAGGTGACCGACGGCCGGCAGACGCCGTGGGACTCTTCGTCCCTGACCGAGGATTTCCGCTTCGCCGCGCCGATGACCGCGAGCGGGCAGGGCGGCCCCAAGCTCGCCGCCACCAAGCGCACGGTCGAGGAATGGGCGCGTGACCTGAAGGGCAAGCCGGTCGAGGCTGCCAACGAGATCATCGTCGCCGACGGCACTGATGAAGCCTATGAGGCCTTCGCCGCGCTCTATGCCTCGACGCCGCGCGGTCTGCAGGCGCGCGACTGGCTCAATCGCCATCGCCGCATGGTGGCCTGGAACAACGCCGTCCTGATCAACACCGCCGCGAGCTATCGCGCCTTCCTCGCGCAATACCCGGACAGCGATCTCACGGCGACCGCGCGCAGGCTGGAAGAGCGCATGCGTAACAAGCCGGTCCCGGTCCTCGCATTGGCGACGCCCGCAACCAATGCCGCCCTGACCTGTCCGTGCAACAACCAGCCGCAGCCGGCGCCGCTGAAGAAGGCCGACACGCCGACCAAGAAGCCCGACACCACCAAGCGCGCCGGATCGCGGCCGCCCGCCCAAGTCTACACCGACGACGTCGTTGTGGTGCGCCGTCCGCCGCCGGTCGTGTACGAGCCGGCCGGACCGCCCGTGGTCTATGAGCGGACACCGCCGGTGTCGATCGGCATCGGTGTCGGCGTCGGCGGCGGTTACGGCCCGCGCGACGGCTATCAGGGCCGTCGGGGATACTGA
- a CDS encoding carboxymuconolactone decarboxylase family protein, with protein MDKNYPEITKTISANMRKLRNDIPDTMKGFAALAQAATRDGALDKKTKELIALALGVAAHCDGCIGFHTEALVKLGASRSEVEEALGMAVYMGGGPSLMYAADAIAAYEQFQQQAVAA; from the coding sequence ATGGACAAGAACTATCCCGAGATCACCAAGACGATTTCCGCAAACATGCGCAAGCTGCGGAACGACATCCCCGACACGATGAAGGGATTTGCCGCACTCGCGCAGGCCGCGACACGGGACGGCGCGCTGGACAAGAAGACCAAGGAGCTGATCGCGCTTGCGCTCGGCGTCGCCGCGCATTGCGACGGCTGCATCGGCTTTCACACCGAGGCGCTGGTGAAACTCGGCGCCTCGCGAAGCGAGGTCGAGGAGGCGCTCGGCATGGCCGTCTATATGGGCGGCGGGCCGTCGCTGATGTACGCTGCAGACGCGATTGCCGCCTACGAGCAGTTCCAGCAGCAGGCAGTCGCCGCCTGA
- a CDS encoding DUF6894 family protein, which translates to MPLYFFRIQNGRYSGCADQATECADREAAWKEMTSVCADMAAGISRKLQENSEWNMELLDEAKKPIFRISIVAESFE; encoded by the coding sequence ATGCCGCTCTATTTCTTTCGGATCCAAAACGGTCGCTATTCCGGCTGCGCGGACCAAGCCACCGAATGCGCCGACCGCGAAGCCGCATGGAAGGAGATGACCAGCGTCTGCGCCGACATGGCCGCCGGCATCTCGCGCAAGCTCCAGGAAAACTCCGAATGGAACATGGAGCTGCTGGACGAGGCCAAGAAGCCCATATTCCGCATCAGCATCGTCGCGGAGTCGTTCGAGTAG
- a CDS encoding helix-turn-helix transcriptional regulator, with protein sequence MKRKTKADDLLALEEKAEEASRLLTAMANPKRLLVLCNMLDGEKSVGELADIVGLSSAALSQHLGKMRALSLVKTRREGQTIYYSVASQKVSVVLETLYRLFCAPK encoded by the coding sequence ATGAAGCGCAAGACCAAAGCCGACGATTTGCTCGCCCTGGAGGAGAAGGCCGAAGAGGCCTCCCGCCTCCTCACCGCCATGGCCAACCCGAAGCGGCTGCTCGTGCTCTGCAACATGCTCGACGGCGAAAAATCGGTCGGCGAACTTGCCGATATCGTCGGCCTGTCCTCGGCCGCGCTATCCCAGCACCTCGGCAAGATGCGCGCATTGAGCCTGGTCAAGACGCGGCGTGAGGGTCAGACGATATATTACAGCGTGGCGAGCCAGAAGGTTAGTGTCGTGCTCGAGACACTCTACCGCCTCTTCTGCGCGCCAAAATAG
- a CDS encoding HdeA/HdeB family chaperone: MKTTVSILFAAVLSLSSVPAHATKLDLATMSCKQFLDSGDDTIRMVLTWMDGWYKGDEDNAIIDTDVFVENAKKFGSYCGKNPNVSIVTAADEVLGK; encoded by the coding sequence ATGAAGACCACCGTTTCGATTCTGTTTGCCGCCGTTCTCTCGCTGTCGTCCGTTCCCGCACACGCCACCAAGCTCGACCTCGCGACGATGAGCTGCAAGCAGTTCCTCGATAGCGGCGACGACACCATCAGGATGGTGCTGACCTGGATGGACGGCTGGTACAAGGGCGACGAGGACAACGCGATCATCGACACCGACGTGTTCGTCGAGAACGCCAAGAAGTTCGGCAGCTATTGCGGAAAGAATCCGAATGTCAGCATCGTGACCGCGGCTGACGAAGTTCTCGGCAAGTAA
- a CDS encoding DUF2798 domain-containing protein — protein MLGIPRRYSHFVFSVIQSGLTCAIASAVASYPALATHQFVAHWLLAWLVSWGAMLPVVLLAAPMIRSVSLRLTRE, from the coding sequence ATGCTCGGTATTCCCCGCCGCTACAGCCATTTCGTCTTCAGCGTGATTCAGTCCGGCCTGACCTGCGCCATTGCCTCGGCGGTCGCGAGCTATCCGGCGCTGGCGACGCACCAGTTCGTCGCGCACTGGCTGCTCGCCTGGCTGGTCTCCTGGGGGGCGATGCTGCCGGTCGTTCTGCTCGCGGCGCCCATGATCCGGTCCGTCTCGCTGCGGCTGACGCGGGAGTAG
- the ccoG gene encoding cytochrome c oxidase accessory protein CcoG has protein sequence MTDDTLIEGPLYEKRKKVYPQSVQGRFRRIKWTILCITLGVYYLLPFLRWNRGPGLPSQAVLVDFPHRRFYFFFIELWPQEVYYFTGLLIIAAMTLFLMNAVAGRLWCGYLCPQTVWTDLFYAVERWVEGDRRERMIGDKRGWTFGHVRKVALKHFLWIMIAWWTGGAWVLYFADAPTLVKELATFQAPFIAYLWIGILTASTYLFAGHAREQMCIYMCPWPRIQAALTDEWALNVTYRSDRGEPRMSVKKAEAARVQGEAAGDCIDCHQCINVCPTGVDIRHGIQLGCIQCGLCIDACDNVMRDIGRPTGLIGYDTDINMQRRREGKAPVYRIIRPRTLIYVAAIAIVGSIMLYALATRSTMDVNVLHERNPLFVKLSDGGVRNDYTVRLLNKGAERSFALDVAGLPGATVRIAGIDRKPDGRLVVEVGQDQTREVRMSVQVGPEQMPQKAVGIEVTMTDIASGQTVSAGDHIVPADQ, from the coding sequence ATGACCGACGACACGCTGATCGAAGGCCCGCTCTACGAGAAGCGCAAGAAGGTCTATCCGCAGTCGGTTCAGGGGCGGTTCCGCCGCATCAAATGGACGATCCTGTGCATCACGCTCGGGGTCTACTACCTGCTGCCCTTCTTGCGCTGGAACCGTGGGCCCGGCCTGCCGAGCCAGGCCGTGCTGGTCGACTTCCCGCATCGCCGCTTCTATTTCTTCTTCATCGAGCTGTGGCCCCAGGAGGTCTACTACTTCACCGGCCTGCTCATCATCGCCGCCATGACGCTGTTCCTGATGAACGCGGTCGCGGGACGGCTGTGGTGCGGCTACCTCTGTCCGCAGACAGTGTGGACCGACCTGTTCTATGCAGTCGAGCGCTGGGTCGAGGGTGACCGGCGCGAGCGCATGATCGGCGACAAGCGCGGCTGGACTTTTGGTCATGTCCGCAAGGTCGCGCTCAAGCATTTCCTTTGGATCATGATCGCGTGGTGGACCGGCGGCGCCTGGGTGCTGTATTTCGCCGATGCGCCGACGCTGGTGAAGGAGCTCGCGACCTTCCAGGCACCGTTCATCGCCTATCTCTGGATCGGCATCCTGACTGCCTCGACCTACCTCTTCGCGGGTCACGCGCGCGAGCAGATGTGCATCTATATGTGCCCGTGGCCGCGGATCCAGGCGGCACTCACCGACGAATGGGCGCTCAACGTCACCTATCGCAGCGACCGCGGCGAGCCGCGCATGTCGGTGAAGAAGGCGGAAGCTGCGCGCGTTCAGGGCGAGGCCGCCGGCGATTGCATCGACTGCCACCAATGCATCAACGTCTGCCCGACCGGGGTCGATATCCGTCACGGCATCCAGCTCGGTTGCATCCAGTGCGGGCTGTGCATCGACGCCTGCGACAACGTCATGCGCGACATCGGCCGGCCGACCGGCCTGATCGGCTACGACACCGACATCAACATGCAGCGCCGCCGCGAAGGCAAGGCGCCGGTCTACCGGATCATCCGTCCGCGCACGCTGATCTACGTCGCCGCCATCGCCATCGTCGGCAGCATCATGCTCTACGCGCTCGCTACCCGCAGCACGATGGACGTCAACGTGCTGCATGAGCGCAACCCACTCTTCGTCAAACTCTCGGACGGCGGTGTCCGCAACGACTACACCGTGCGCCTGCTCAACAAGGGCGCGGAACGCAGTTTTGCGCTCGACGTCGCCGGCCTGCCCGGCGCCACCGTGCGCATCGCGGGCATCGACCGCAAGCCCGACGGCAGGCTGGTCGTCGAGGTCGGACAGGACCAGACCCGCGAGGTCAGGATGTCGGTGCAGGTCGGACCGGAACAGATGCCGCAGAAGGCCGTCGGGATCGAGGTCACCATGACCGACATCGCCAGCGGCCAGACCGTGAGCGCCGGCGATCATATCGTGCCTGCGGACCAGTAA
- a CDS encoding YeeE/YedE family protein, with protein sequence MTATSFTPVASLAGGALIGFAAVLLMWATGRIAGVSGIAARLFPPYEDRELAGRVAFVAGLIAAPLLVRLATGSWPAQVIEAGTAVLVVAGLLVGFGSVWGSGCTSGHGVCGLSRLSARSLVATATFMATGIATVFVLRHWS encoded by the coding sequence ATGACAGCGACATCGTTCACGCCGGTGGCCTCACTTGCAGGTGGTGCGCTGATCGGCTTCGCCGCCGTGCTCCTGATGTGGGCGACGGGTCGGATCGCTGGCGTCAGCGGGATCGCGGCGCGATTGTTTCCGCCTTACGAGGACCGTGAACTCGCCGGCCGCGTCGCCTTCGTCGCAGGCTTGATCGCGGCGCCGCTGCTGGTTCGGCTTGCGACCGGGAGCTGGCCTGCGCAGGTCATCGAGGCCGGCACGGCGGTGCTGGTCGTTGCCGGATTGCTGGTCGGCTTCGGGTCGGTGTGGGGAAGTGGATGCACCTCCGGCCACGGCGTCTGCGGCCTGTCGCGACTCTCCGCCCGTTCACTGGTTGCGACCGCCACCTTCATGGCGACGGGAATTGCGACCGTCTTTGTTCTGCGGCACTGGAGTTGA
- a CDS encoding VOC family protein, with the protein MFQLASPNREDANMVTLQAMSALDAAPAARASGDVGPVAPVGVNHVVLNVRNMDESHRFWTEIVGLRLVGEFRQRPGRPPTPRMRFYSGTGTAGVHHHDIALVENPNLPPPPTEWKMWDLPMAINHIAITYPSRDAWLARLRFLRAKGVTFDRRIDHGMTHSLYVHDPNGYGVELVYDLPREVWENDIDAALNFAELRPNEGTEALIDTTDVPVFGVTSRPPK; encoded by the coding sequence TTGTTCCAATTGGCATCGCCAAACAGAGAGGATGCAAATATGGTCACACTGCAGGCAATGTCTGCGCTCGACGCGGCTCCCGCAGCAAGGGCATCGGGGGACGTCGGACCGGTTGCGCCGGTCGGCGTGAACCATGTCGTGCTGAACGTCCGCAATATGGACGAGAGCCATCGGTTCTGGACTGAGATCGTCGGGCTTCGGCTGGTCGGAGAATTCCGCCAGCGACCTGGCCGGCCGCCGACGCCCAGAATGCGGTTCTATAGCGGCACCGGAACGGCTGGCGTCCATCACCATGATATTGCGCTGGTCGAGAACCCGAACTTGCCGCCGCCGCCCACTGAATGGAAAATGTGGGACCTGCCGATGGCGATCAATCATATCGCCATCACTTATCCAAGCCGTGACGCCTGGTTGGCTCGGCTCCGTTTTCTTCGGGCCAAGGGGGTGACGTTTGATCGCCGGATCGACCACGGTATGACGCACAGCCTCTATGTGCACGATCCCAACGGCTACGGTGTAGAATTGGTCTACGATCTTCCGCGCGAGGTCTGGGAGAACGACATTGACGCCGCATTGAACTTCGCAGAGCTCCGGCCGAACGAGGGAACGGAGGCGTTGATCGATACCACCGACGTTCCGGTGTTTGGCGTAACATCGCGGCCCCCAAAATAG
- a CDS encoding GNAT family N-acetyltransferase has protein sequence MVDIAHRSAINPASANDATAARGRNQPSATQLVPLASIDATQWQALSERAIEPNGYYLHAWERAVSATAPGRTGANALCAFDLASGRLTGLLPVVSLWRAWKIPLPALVSAHPYGTLCSPPLDRDTTDDAATQLLQQARQAGAHALILRDVALDGAAMTSITESLVREGLQPQVLTSYIRASLDATQDGETLLRTALGGKKLKELRRQRHRLAAHGSVTFEVARTPRDVGPALETFLTLEASGWKGKRGTALAQDAGDATFIRCAVPALAETGQCEIVTLRAGTTPIAAGIVLRHQARGFFFKLGIDERFAKYSPGVQLTLELTRHLCADPAIASADSTASADHPMINPIWRGRLAIGDVLIPLRRNDPAVALIHAALVARGFALATARRAVHLLRR, from the coding sequence GTGGTCGATATCGCGCATCGATCGGCGATCAATCCTGCATCCGCCAACGATGCCACGGCTGCGCGCGGGCGCAATCAGCCCAGCGCCACGCAGCTCGTTCCCCTCGCATCAATCGACGCCACGCAGTGGCAGGCGCTCAGCGAACGGGCGATTGAGCCGAACGGCTATTATCTGCACGCTTGGGAGCGCGCGGTCAGCGCCACGGCCCCCGGCCGCACTGGCGCCAACGCGCTCTGTGCATTCGACTTGGCGTCGGGCCGGCTGACCGGGCTGTTGCCGGTCGTGTCGCTCTGGCGCGCATGGAAGATTCCCCTGCCCGCGCTGGTGAGCGCGCATCCCTATGGCACGCTGTGCAGTCCGCCGCTCGATCGCGACACGACTGATGATGCGGCCACGCAACTCCTCCAGCAGGCGCGCCAGGCCGGCGCTCACGCGTTGATCCTGCGTGATGTGGCGCTCGACGGCGCGGCGATGACATCGATCACCGAGAGCCTCGTCCGCGAGGGTCTCCAACCGCAGGTGCTGACCTCATATATCCGCGCCTCACTCGACGCCACGCAGGATGGCGAGACGCTGCTCCGCACGGCACTCGGCGGCAAGAAATTGAAGGAGCTGCGGCGCCAACGTCATCGGCTCGCAGCGCATGGCTCTGTAACATTCGAGGTTGCGCGCACGCCCCGCGATGTCGGCCCGGCGCTCGAGACATTCCTCACGCTCGAAGCCAGTGGCTGGAAAGGCAAGCGTGGCACCGCTCTCGCGCAAGACGCAGGCGACGCCACGTTCATCCGCTGCGCCGTGCCGGCGCTGGCCGAGACCGGCCAATGTGAGATCGTCACCCTGCGCGCCGGCACCACGCCGATTGCCGCAGGCATCGTGCTGCGACATCAGGCCCGCGGGTTCTTCTTCAAGCTCGGCATCGACGAGCGCTTTGCAAAGTATTCGCCGGGCGTGCAGCTCACGCTGGAGCTGACCCGCCACCTCTGCGCCGATCCCGCGATCGCCAGCGCCGATTCCACCGCCAGCGCCGATCACCCCATGATCAACCCGATCTGGCGCGGCCGCCTTGCGATCGGCGACGTGCTGATCCCGCTGCGACGGAATGATCCGGCGGTCGCGCTGATCCATGCGGCGCTGGTCGCGCGCGGATTTGCGCTGGCTACCGCGCGGCGCGCGGTCCACCTGCTCCGCAGGTAG